Part of the Anguilla rostrata isolate EN2019 chromosome 10, ASM1855537v3, whole genome shotgun sequence genome, GGATTTTTTCAAGAGCAAGGAGGGAACGTCTCTTATTGTGTAGGAAACGGTTACTGGACAAAACCGACGCTAGTGTGCAAAGGTAACAGATTTTAATTACATCTTAGCATCCATTCGGTATTAGCACTCAGTCTTATTCACTCATCTGTACAAACTGGACCCTGTGTATATATCGTGAAATCCCATCTCAGTAATGCTGGTGGATTTGATTTCAGTTTATCGGCTGAATGGCCATGACATCATATACTGACCCTTAACCCGATCGCGCGGTGCTTGGCGTTCCCTTTTAGAGACGCAGTGCGGTCGCCCACCACACATACAGAGCCTGGTTACGCAGTGGGACGGTAGCGTGAGTGTGGGCAGTGTGTCCTATTACTCCTGCCAGGAGGGCTTTCATAAggtcacaggaagtgatgcgtcTGTGTGCACTGCGAACGGTCAGTGGCAGGGCGTCACTTTGACATGCAAAGGTAATGGAGTATCGCTCTGAATATTCACCCGTTATTTGCCGGTTCACACAAGGCTGTGAAGGtagactgtgatgtcataatgggtGGAGCCAGAATGCGCTGTAAATCACTGTCTTAACCAATCGCAAGACTGTACTCCCCATGGAATTACACAATGCAGTGTGCCATTTTAAGCTCAGCACATTTTCGATTTCATGGCGTCTAATTCTCCTGTCGCTAgtgtaaaaaagcatttttgaacCGAAGCACTTATACACTGAAATGAGGCCTCCCGGCCAGACCAGACTGACATACCAGTACAGTCTGTGTAATAATGTCTCACTCGCTTTCTTTCTAGAGATTGAGTGTGGGGAGCCTCCTTCATTTCCTCACTCCATCACGTTCTGGAATAACAGCACTAAGATCGGCACAGAGGTGTCTTATCAGTGCCAGGCTGGATTTTACCATGCCGGAAGTGGGAATGCTTCTGTTTGTGCTGCTGATGGTCACTGGGACCATGCTAACATACTGTGTCAAGGTTAAGTGCAACGCTGTTATCTTCATTTACTCATcacaggtatttttttttttggagaactGTCTCCTCCTGCTGAAAGCTGAGTACCCCTTTGCGTGAGCACAGGGGTCCTGTGTGTGTAAGGACGGATTTCACCGTGCGCACAAGCAGAGATAACAGGGATGAGGCTCtgctgtgtgagggtgtggtttAAACAGTGCGATCTCGAGCATGCACCAGCATTGCACCGCCCTCCATCTTACATAGAAAATGTCTGTGTTAATTCACCATTAACTGAAACAAAAGATGGACTAACATGCCTTAAGGGAATCCCGTTCCCCTATGGTGGTTTATGGGGACATTGAACCcacagtgtcagtgttgtgACCCTCAGCTCTTTTATAGAGATCAACTGTGGGCCTCCAGCAGTTTTCCCCAACACTGACCTGCTCTGGGACCGCACTGCGGTGCTGGGAAGTGTAGTCCACTACGCCTGCAAACACGGCTTTTATCTGGAGGGAGGCCGCAATCACTCCACATGCACTTCAGCCCGAGAGTGGGAGCGCATTACTGTAACATGCAGAGGTAACTAACACTTTCcacattacacagcacagcatgtggCTACAACGCAAACCTACAAACAGTACAAACAGTTCTTTATATTGTTCTCCCCCATATATGTCTATTatttacatgtatatatatatactgtatagtcTGTAGTCTGAaagtaaaggcaagttcacagctgtgttctgcagcttgaagaatggttaggacacaggtttgttaatgattttgaacgagtgaaatattttctacagtagcttggctacctatggccgttaaagacatgtgcaatatattcatatttcttcaagaaataaaaatgtttttaaaagacctgaaacattattttgcatttatattattttattcttgatatttaccttgtttattaatcaattttaaatgggttttctgaatttttccaatctaccaatggcttcaattagggttaagggcccaaactagggttagggttaggaaaacggtaagtctgagggtaaaggcaatttgacggctgtgttcagcagcttgaagaatggttaggacacaggtttgttaatgattttgaatgagtcaaatattttctactgtagcatgggtacctatggccataaaaaaatgtgcaatatattaatattttttcaatgaaaaaatctttttaaaagacctgaaacatattatttttcatttgtattattgtattcgtgatatttaccttgatttttaatcaattttaaatgggttttctgaagttttccaagctaccaatggcttcaattagggttaagggcccaaactagggttagggttaggaaaacgataagtctgagggtaaaggcaagttcacggctgtgttcagcagcttgaagaatggttaggacacaggtttgttaatgattttgaatgagtcaaatattttctactgtagcatgggtacctatggccattaaaaaatgtgcaatatattaatattttttcaatgaaaatttttttttaaaagacctgaaacatattattttgcatttgtattattgtattcatgatatttaccttgatttttaatcaattttaaatgggttttctgaagttttccaagctaccaatggcttcaattagggttaagggcccaaactagggttagggttaggaaaacgataagtctgagggtaaaggcaagttcacagctgtgttcagcagcttgaagaatggttaggacacaggtttgttaatgattttgaatgagtcaaatattttctactgtagcatgggtacctatggccattaaaaaatgtgaaatatattaatattttttcatggaaaaaatctttttaaaagacctgaaacattattttgcatttgtcttattgtattcgtgatatttaccttgatttttaatcaattttaaaagggttttctgaagttttccaagctaccaatggcttcaattagggttaagggcccaaactagggttagggttaggaaaacggtaagtctgagggtaaaggcaagttcacagctgtgttcagcagcttgaagaacggttaggacacaggtttgttaaacAGTGCGATCTCGAGCATGCACCAGCATTGCACCGCCCTCCATCTTACataaaaaatgtctgtgttAATTCACCATTAACTGAAACAAAAGATGGCCTTAAGGGAATCCCGTACCCCTATGGTGGTTTATGGGGACATTGAACCCACAGTGTCTCTTTTATAGAGATCAACTGTGGGCCTCCAGCAGATTTCCCCAACACTGACCTGCTCTGGGACCGCACTGCGGTGCTGGGAAGTGTAGTCCACTACGCCTGCAAACACGGCTTTTACCTGGAGGGAGGCCGCAATCACTCCACATGCACTTCAGCCCGAGAGTGGGAGCGCACTACTGTAACATGCAGAGGTAACTAACACTTTCcacattacacagcacagcttgtGGCTACAACGCAAACCTTTACAAACAGTACGTCTCGCTGATTTCCTTTGTAGAGGTAGACTGTGGAGAGccccctgctcttcctcacaCAGAGAGGGTGTGGAGTGGGAGTGGCAGGATTGGCACAGTGGTGCATTATCAGTGCAATACTGGATTTTACAATGCAGGGGGAGATGGACCCTCAGTTTGCACAGCTAACGGTCACTGGGATGTGGCCTCTCTGCAGTGTCAAGGTACTGGTCAtcagtttatatttatttattttgggcaATAGAAAAATCATTctgttggctttttaaaaatcttataatttttttcctctgtctcctGAATTATAGGTAATACAAGTACGCTCCATTACCCATGGACTTGAAACATGATATTGTTATTGCCAGTCTTAGATGAAATCATGAGTGATGcaactgaaaatgatttcattcataccaaatgaaaaaaaaaaaaaaaaaaaaaaaaactgtaaactataatgcattgtgtgaatttgtagaAGTTGATTGTGGAGTACCGATGTCGATCCCTCACGCCTCAGTCCTGTGGAGTAAGCCCTCGAGAATGGGCAGTGTGGCGTATTATATCTGTGATAGGGGCTATTACAGTGGGAACGGGAAAACCCGGTCTGTCTGTGGGGCAAACGGACTTTGGGAGGATATTACAATGCTCTGTGAAGGTACTTAATCTTCTACATTCTGAACAATGTATAGTATAATTAGcaaacacattaacattttaaaaggggGATGTTTTAACATGGTTGAAGACTTTTCTGTCACAGAGAAGCCCAGGTaaaacaaaatgactgaaaagCTTATTCACCTGCATTGCAttgtaattttatgtttttgtagcGACccttggttgtttttttttattttattttattttttttttacagagattAACTGTGGGCCTCCGGCAGTGTTCCCCAACACTGACCTGCTCTGGGACCGCACTGCGGTGCTGGGAAGTGTAGTCCACTACGCCTGCAAACACGGCTTTTACCTGGAGGGAGGCCGCAATCACTCCACATGCACTTCAGCCCGAGAGTGGGAGCGCACTACTGTAACATGCAGAGGTAACACATCGTTAACTTTTACACTTAACCCTGGTTAGGGTTCCACTCATTTTATCATTCTGCTGTGTGTACCAGGAGAGAATCTGCCAtggattttaaagaaattttaagGCTACAGTTATGGAACCTAGTAGGTGCTGTTGaaattttacatgcatatatcTGTTAAAAATATACGAATATCACTATTATTATCTTGCACTGTGATGCATCAGAACAAAAGTTAAATTGAGTAATTGTCACTAAATATCTGTGCAAATATCCGtgcaaatatctgaaataaatatgacatcatTATTGTGAGTAAGAAGTCTGCTGTTCAGCCTTCTTGCCTCTTCCCTGAGCTCATGAGAAGCCATTCCCTCCTGCTTTTTAAAGTGCTAATAAAGTGAGATTGAGAATACTGATAAATGAAACCCCAGGGCTGGTGTCTCGCCCTGCCTGCTGAAGAGACATTCTGCATTAATCCTCCAGTCCGTGATCGAGGAGAGCAGAGGATTTATACTGGAATCAGTTCTCAGGAAGGGAATGAAGAACAGATCCAGGATTAAAGAATCGAGGAACAAGTTACCTTTATCAGACCAATAACGTTCCAGCCACAAAATGGTGAATAAACTCACTGGAATTTCTTGCTGAGGATTGTCATAATATTcattccttcattcattcattcattaattcattcattcattagtaAAACCTGTGACTGATGAAAATCATACACACCGTGTGTAAGGCAACAGTACTCTTTCGGAGGCTGGTGAGGTCATCGGATTATGAATTTatctaaataattaaaagtagcAGTACAGGAAAATACAACTTAAATATATGAAGTAACTGCTTAGAGGTCTGGGTATTCCGTGCATAAACAGTCATGCTAAAGTTCTTAACAGTCGTGCCGATCATGTTGTTTTACTCATAATGTACCCAGTGGTCAGTGCGCTCAGATTCTCTGTGCTGGCCTGTGGCAGGGGGCGGTTTGGGtttggtttagggttagggtgcgcTTCCGGCTGGATTTACTGTCCCGGGCCGGCCCTGCTAAAGAATGCGATTCTTGTCCTGCGTGAGAGAGGCCAGGGGCCATTTTACGATTACGAAACTTTTTATGGACAAACCGTTAGAAGTCCTATCGCCAAATCAGCCACGctaattgtttgttttcattttgattccGTTTCCTTCCTGTTTCTACTCACCAGGCCAGGCTTAGCGTAAGATGGTGTGCAGTAAGTCATGTGCACAATGTGATTTGTGAATAATTCCATGGCTTGTtcctaaataaatacatcttgaCTGCAACACTTGCTTCCTGTGccaaaattgttgttttttgtaacTTATTTATCTGTTTACCTTAATATTACCAGGAATAACTCCCTTTTAGATTCAAAAGGGATTCAAAAAGACAGTCCGGCTGTCTTTGGGACATTGACAACCCCCCTCTCAAtcggtctcccccccccccccccgcgcagccAGGTGCGGCCCGCCCCCCTCGTTACCCCGCTGGGAAGTGGCGTGGCAGAACGGCAGCTCAGCCGGAAGCATGGCGCTGCATCGCTGCCAGAGAGGGTACcggaggtggagggggcggaCCCTGTCCATCTGTGAGGACACGGGGAGGTGGCAGCCGGCCACACTGGTCTGCAGAGGTACACTAGCACCTGCGCACCTGCATCTTAAGACCCGTTCCGTTAAAACTGTGATGAAAAGTGAAAACAGAGCTCAGATTATAAAATATGCCACCCTGCACAGAATCAAGCGGCCTCAAATACTGTTTGTATTTTAGCTGGAAGCTATGCATTCATTCATCTGTTCAGTTCGAAGGGTTCCACTGCAGGTGCTGGGTTCTGAAAGCATTGAGGCTTAATCTCCTCCCTGTGGACCATGTGGACTCACTTCACTAGAGCTTcacattaaatttaaatttcgCCTGCGACACACACTAAAATTGTAGAAATTCAGTGTCAATTCTGAGACCAGTTTCAAATATATTACTACTGACCTATAGCAGACCGTGAAACTGGATGTTATCTCAGTAATATCTCAGTAATGCTTTGGGTAATTTGAAAATGACAGAATGTATTATATTACAGAGATAACACCCAGTTTCACAGTTCGCTATGGGTCAGTAGTAATATTAGAAAACATCTGAAATTGGTTTCAGAATTATTACACTGAAGATCACTTTCAGGAGATTAGAGATAACTTCAGAGATAAAGATATACCCTGCATGCTCTGTTATGTCCAccaactgctgtttttttaaaaaccattgcATTATGGTAATTCTCTTCTCTGTCCTTATCATTAATAAGTACATGGCTTCTGATGCTGAAGACCCAAGATCAtgtctttttcttatttcctgTGAATAACAGAAATCAGGCCTGCGATCAGCAAGCTGGTGCTGTTCAATGAGAAGTGCCTGAGATGGACAGCAGAGCGATATGACGAGCGGGGAGAGGATTATACAGTAATATCACTTTCGTGCTTTTAAATCTGAGAATGTGGTGAAGTCGTTCCAGAGCTCCACCTTGCTGTGTGCAGCGTGTATGGTATTCCCTATCCAGACAACATTTGTAATCAATTACCAATGCGTACAAATCTTtgctaatttttatttatttatttgaatccTTCTCCTATGACAAAGTTTGGTAGCTCATCTAATGCACTCTATCACTGTGTTAGGCTGATCCCTCTTGCTGTCTCTAATACAGGTCCAAATTGTGGGATCCAGGGACTATCAGAGAGCTTTCCGGGACGTGAGAAAGAGGGCCTTCAGCTCGGAGTCTGACCAGCCTGAACTCTGCCTGAACCTTCAGCCGGGCACCAACTACACCATCAACATCACTGCGCTCTCGGCCAGGTTCTCCTGCACCATCACTGCCAACACCAGCATCCACGGTACTAACGTCCTCTGTGGCTTTCCCTACAAAAGCAGAGCTTTTGTAGAAAGCAGTTCACACAGGCAGGCTGTTAGCCCAGTGAGGCAGGCAGATCAGAAGAACTGATAAGTTGTTATTATGGTATGGCACGAGGGGGAGTAGTGTAGGTGCAGCAGGAGTTCCTCTATCAGTCTCATAAAGGGTTAACTAAGTTTGTCCTATTAATAATTCAATTTACTGCAGGGAAATTCTTTGAATAGCAGAGGATGGGTTTtggttaaacaaacaaaagtgcaatggatttatacatttattatagaCGGAAGAATTTAGAggaaaatgatacattttttcacaAGATAAAACTCACAAGGGAAGGAGAATTACACCCAAGAACACAATGTACCGCTAGCTCCAAAAATAGGGCCATTCAAGAGATGGGGGTCAAACGGGGTCAGCTCACAGTGCACTAATGAGGTTTCATCCAGAGGGCCCAGGACCAGCTGACCAGCAGCCACAACACAGTCTTTGTTCTGTTCAGAATTACGAAATAGCAGAAGAGTTGGAActaacatttcctgttttaaaacTATTCAAATCAAAGAGGTAGTAACATTTTACAGCAataagtatttatatttatttatatttatatatatattttttttttttatgatgagtaattttggaatttttgttgttgtctagCAGTCAGGATTGTCATAAGTGATAAGAGAAATTGTGTCTcacttattgttttttttttattttttagctccGCCTGTACCTGAGGTTGTATTCAGAGATGTAGAGGTTCCCCTACCTTCTCTTTGGCTACGCAGATCAATGAACACCCTGGACCCTATAAGGTAATGGTCATTTTACACTTCTGTGCTCTGTACCCTGGTCAGGGATTCATCAAAATCTTTCAGTGATATTCAGAAGGGCCAGACTGACATTAAAGTTTGGCATGCAGGTGGAGGCTACCTGCCCTGGAAGGTGCTCGTGTCTGCGGTCATTCATCCCAGAGTAACACTGGACTTTCTGTTTCAGTCACTGAACCCAGAGCCTGTTGGCTCGCTGCCCCTCAGGACTACAACTCCCAGAGTACATGTTACTCACAACATAATTACAGGACAAATCTGGGCCTGGGAAAACAGCCATGTAGAGAAAAATTCCAGAAAGAAATGTGACAAGGAGTGAAGTTTCATTAACCCCCTGATGTACCTGtaggtgtttatttatttgcatgtaaaGTACTATGCTGATGTCGTCAAAAACCCATACAGGGTCACAAAGGAACTCCAACCGAAATGCAAATCATCGACTTGTCTGAACCAacagagatattttttttgtccGCAGTAAAACAGGATGATTAGTGCAGACCAGAGAGTGACTGATAGAGTATGTTGCTCTCCCCATTTTTGTTTCCTGACCCCCGCTCTGTTACCTGGCCTGTGCCCACAGCGTTTCCTGATCCCCGGGTCTGTGATTGTGTCTGTGCCCGCAGCGTTTCCTGATCCCCGGGTCTGTGATTGTGTCTGTGCCCGCAGCATTTCCTGATCCCCGGGTCTGTGATTGTGTCTGTGCCCGCAGCGTTTCCTGATCCCCGGGTCTGTGATTGTGTCTGTGCCCGCAGCATTTCCTGATCCCCGGGTCTGTGATTGTGTCTGTGCCCGCAGCGTTTCCTGATCCCCGGGTCTGTGATTGTGTCTGTGCCCGCAGCGTATACCAGGTGTTCGTGGTGCCGCTGGAGGGCCGCGTGGCGTTTGACTGCAGGTCAGCGAGCGAGGCGCACTTCCACAGCGACACGCCGGCAGCGCTTTACCTGGCAGCGCAGATTCCCGTGGCGGAcgtgggggcggagctcagCTTCACCGTGGGGGACCAACGCCACTACGGCGAATACTATAACGCTCCCTTACAGCCTGGCAGGGACTATTACATCATACTGCGCTCTGTCAGTCAATGGGGACGGGTGAGACCTGCTCCTTAAACACCTCTCATCTGAAGCCATGGGGTCTACTGCACTCAGGCTGAAGTACAAGCTGCAGGATATGCAGGAtatccaaaccatgaaaaacagccccagaccagaCATGCACCAATACAACAGATCTTTTCTGTCATATATATGGTGTAAAAATTTTGTGCATCATCCTGTGTTGCTTTGCTGATGGATCACATGGGATCTTGggttaaattaaaatcaaaagatTGAGCCACTGTAACACAGAAATGACAAGCTAAAATGAGTTCATTTTAGTTAGTTCAGTTAGTACTGGATTaacagccaaaataaaagttaaagaATCTGAtccatattttaacatttaaactgCAGCCAGTGAATGTTATGgctaaataaacacataacCTGTCAGCATTAAATATAATGTCATATTTAAGCAGTTGGGGGATTGGGGACGGACATTTTTTATAGCAGTTTCCAAAGCGAAATTTTTTTGGCACCAGTGTTGAGCGATTTGTTTGCATTACATCATGTGACCTctttcattttactgtacatgtaaGAGCCGGAGGTGCTGGACTGAAATTTctttgcatatttaattaattccgCATATCCAATTAATTCCATGTGCAAACACACGTGCCATGCCATCCATATACCTCCTgacattttatgaaattgttttttccAGGTCAGGAAACAGTCCTGTGTCTTCTGGGCAAAAGTAAGGggtaaatataatatttatttttcacttacGTAAGCCCTTTAAAACATTGCGGCATTAACTTCTCATCTCAATGCgtatgaatgtgtgtactgtgttcATAGATGCATATACCTGTACATTTTTACTATGCTTAAAGGGAGAAAGCTC contains:
- the susd1 gene encoding sushi domain-containing protein 1 isoform X7, with amino-acid sequence MEQTSWKRLLVAKAFLLYLTSSVFKVRVAGTLEDVCATCHVNATCDDKMDGSGGKVCTCMYGFLGNGRTQCQDKNECQAGRGKICGDHTVCHNTYGSFYCTCLRGYSPSNNLVIFIPNDGTQCKDIDECKVQGICGEGGWCTNVQGDFSCRCQAGYKVQNGSQPFHPHRDTAFCKAIDCGQPPSVTYATQLSGTGTRYGSVAKFGCLEGFFQKSGNNTAICGEKGVWEGLSLVCEEIDCGDPPTLPHSVMTWNKASKVGTKVSYRCSAGFYSVGDGNISVCNTRGQWDKASMQCEEIKCGDPPVLPHSGQVWNGSTNLGSAVSYYCNEGFFQEQGGNVSYCVGNGYWTKPTLVCKEINCGPPAVFPNTDLLWDRTAVLGSVVHYACKHGFYLEGGRNHSTCTSAREWERITVTCREINCGPPADFPNTDLLWDRTAVLGSVVHYACKHGFYLEGGRNHSTCTSAREWERTTVTCREVDCGEPPALPHTERVWSGSGRIGTVVHYQCNTGFYNAGGDGPSVCTANGHWDVASLQCQEVDCGVPMSIPHASVLWSKPSRMGSVAYYICDRGYYSGNGKTRSVCGANGLWEDITMLCEEINCGPPAVFPNTDLLWDRTAVLGSVVHYACKHGFYLEGGRNHSTCTSAREWERTTVTCRARCGPPPSLPRWEVAWQNGSSAGSMALHRCQRGYRRWRGRTLSICEDTGRWQPATLVCREIRPAISKLVLFNEKCLRWTAERYDERGEDYTVQIVGSRDYQRAFRDVRKRAFSSESDQPELCLNLQPGTNYTINITALSARFSCTITANTSIHAPPVPEVVFRDVEVPLPSLWLRRSMNTLDPISVYQVFVVPLEGRVAFDCRSASEAHFHSDTPAALYLAAQIPVADVGAELSFTVGDQRHYGEYYNAPLQPGRDYYIILRSVSQWGRVRKQSCVFWAKVRGTSYIIQSATMLTGGLIGLVAFVVFLRFAHVWYCKKT
- the susd1 gene encoding sushi domain-containing protein 1 isoform X2 — translated: MEQTSWKRLLVAKAFLLYLTSSVFKVRVAGTLEDVCATCHVNATCDDKMDGSGGKVCTCMYGFLGNGRTQCQDKNECQAGRGKICGDHTVCHNTYGSFYCTCLRGYSPSNNLVIFIPNDGTQCKDIDECKVQGICGEGGWCTNVQGDFSCRCQAGYKVQNGSQPFHPHRDTAFCKAIDCGQPPSVTYATQLSGTGTRYGSVAKFGCLEGFFQKSGNNTAICGEKGVWEGLSLVCEEIDCGDPPTLPHSVMTWNKASKVGTKVSYRCSAGFYSVGDGNISVCNTRGQWDKASMQCEEIKCGDPPVLPHSGQVWNGSTNLGSAVSYYCNEGFFQEQGGNVSYCVGNGYWTKPTLVCKETQCGRPPHIQSLVTQWDGSVSVGSVSYYSCQEGFHKVTGSDASVCTANGQWQGVTLTCKEIECGEPPSFPHSITFWNNSTKIGTEVSYQCQAGFYHAGSGNASVCAADGHWDHANILCQEINCGPPAVFPNTDLLWDRTAVLGSVVHYACKHGFYLEGGRNHSTCTSAREWERITVTCREINCGPPADFPNTDLLWDRTAVLGSVVHYACKHGFYLEGGRNHSTCTSAREWERTTVTCREVDCGEPPALPHTERVWSGSGRIGTVVHYQCNTGFYNAGGDGPSVCTANGHWDVASLQCQEVDCGVPMSIPHASVLWSKPSRMGSVAYYICDRGYYSGNGKTRSVCGANGLWEDITMLCEEINCGPPAVFPNTDLLWDRTAVLGSVVHYACKHGFYLEGGRNHSTCTSAREWERTTVTCRARCGPPPSLPRWEVAWQNGSSAGSMALHRCQRGYRRWRGRTLSICEDTGRWQPATLVCREIRPAISKLVLFNEKCLRWTAERYDERGEDYTVQIVGSRDYQRAFRDVRKRAFSSESDQPELCLNLQPGTNYTINITALSARFSCTITANTSIHAPPVPEVVFRDVEVPLPSLWLRRSMNTLDPISVYQVFVVPLEGRVAFDCRSASEAHFHSDTPAALYLAAQIPVADVGAELSFTVGDQRHYGEYYNAPLQPGRDYYIILRSVSQWGRVRKQSCVFWAKAHPTSYSLPPCSPEDSSDWLLSLCF
- the susd1 gene encoding sushi, von Willebrand factor type A, EGF and pentraxin domain-containing protein 1 isoform X10; the encoded protein is MEQTSWKRLLVAKAFLLYLTSSVFKVRVAGTLEDVCATCHVNATCDDKMDGSGGKVCTCMYGFLGNGRTQCQDKNECQAGRGKICGDHTVCHNTYGSFYCTCLRGYSPSNNLVIFIPNDGTQCKDIDECKVQGICGEGGWCTNVQGDFSCRCQAGYKVQNGSQPFHPHRDTAFCKAIDCGQPPSVTYATQLSGTGTRYGSVAKFGCLEGFFQKSGNNTAICGEKGVWEGLSLVCEEIDCGDPPTLPHSVMTWNKASKVGTKVSYRCSAGFYSVGDGNISVCNTRGQWDKASMQCEEIKCGDPPVLPHSGQVWNGSTNLGSAVSYYCNEGFFQEQGGNVSYCVGNGYWTKPTLVCKETQCGRPPHIQSLVTQWDGSVSVGSVSYYSCQEGFHKVTGSDASVCTANGQWQGVTLTCKEIECGEPPSFPHSITFWNNSTKIGTEVSYQCQAGFYHAGSGNASVCAADGHWDHANILCQEINCGPPAVFPNTDLLWDRTAVLGSVVHYACKHGFYLEGGRNHSTCTSAREWERITVTCREINCGPPADFPNTDLLWDRTAVLGSVVHYACKHGFYLEGGRNHSTCTSAREWERTTVTCREVDCGEPPALPHTERVWSGSGRIGTVVHYQCNTGFYNAGGDGPSVCTANGHWDVASLQCQEVDCGVPMSIPHASVLWSKPSRMGSVAYYICDRGYYSGNGKTRSVCGANGLWEDITMLCEEINCGPPAVFPNTDLLWDRTAVLGSVVHYACKHGFYLEGGRNHSTCTSAREWERTTVTCRARCGPPPSLPRWEVAWQNGSSAGSMALHRCQRGYRRWRGRTLSICEDTGRWQPATLVCREIRPAISKLVLFNEKCLRWTAERYDERGEDYTVQIVGSRDYQRAFRDVRKRAFSSESDQPELCLNLQPGTNYTINITALSARFSCTITANTSIHAPPVPEVVFRDVEVPLPSLWLRRSMNTLDPISVS
- the susd1 gene encoding sushi domain-containing protein 1 isoform X6, yielding MEQTSWKRLLVAKAFLLYLTSSVFKVRVAGTLEDVCATCHVNATCDDKMDGSGGKVCTCMYGFLGNGRTQCQDKNECQAGRGKICGDHTVCHNTYGSFYCTCLRGYSPSNNLVIFIPNDGTQCKDIDECKVQGICGEGGWCTNVQGDFSCRCQAGYKVQNGSQPFHPHRDTAFCKAIDCGQPPSVTYATQLSGTGTRYGSVAKFGCLEGFFQKSGNNTAICGEKGVWEGLSLVCEEIDCGDPPTLPHSVMTWNKASKVGTKVSYRCSAGFYSVGDGNISVCNTRGQWDKASMQCEEIKCGDPPVLPHSGQVWNGSTNLGSAVSYYCNEGFFQEQGGNVSYCVGNGYWTKPTLVCKETQCGRPPHIQSLVTQWDGSVSVGSVSYYSCQEGFHKVTGSDASVCTANGQWQGVTLTCKEIECGEPPSFPHSITFWNNSTKIGTEVSYQCQAGFYHAGSGNASVCAADGHWDHANILCQEINCGPPAVFPNTDLLWDRTAVLGSVVHYACKHGFYLEGGRNHSTCTSAREWERITVTCREVDCGEPPALPHTERVWSGSGRIGTVVHYQCNTGFYNAGGDGPSVCTANGHWDVASLQCQEVDCGVPMSIPHASVLWSKPSRMGSVAYYICDRGYYSGNGKTRSVCGANGLWEDITMLCEEINCGPPAVFPNTDLLWDRTAVLGSVVHYACKHGFYLEGGRNHSTCTSAREWERTTVTCRARCGPPPSLPRWEVAWQNGSSAGSMALHRCQRGYRRWRGRTLSICEDTGRWQPATLVCREIRPAISKLVLFNEKCLRWTAERYDERGEDYTVQIVGSRDYQRAFRDVRKRAFSSESDQPELCLNLQPGTNYTINITALSARFSCTITANTSIHAPPVPEVVFRDVEVPLPSLWLRRSMNTLDPISVYQVFVVPLEGRVAFDCRSASEAHFHSDTPAALYLAAQIPVADVGAELSFTVGDQRHYGEYYNAPLQPGRDYYIILRSVSQWGRVRKQSCVFWAKVRGTSYIIQSATMLTGGLIGLVAFVVFLRFAHVWYCKKT
- the susd1 gene encoding sushi domain-containing protein 1 isoform X14, which gives rise to MEQTSWKRLLVAKAFLLYLTSSVFKVRVAGTLEDVCATCHVNATCDDKMDGSGGKVCTCMYGFLGNGRTQCQDKNECQAGRGKICGDHTVCHNTYGSFYCTCLRGYSPSNNLVIFIPNDGTQCKDIDECKVQGICGEGGWCTNVQGDFSCRCQAGYKVQNGSQPFHPHRDTAFCKAIDCGQPPSVTYATQLSGTGTRYGSVAKFGCLEGFFQKSGNNTAICGEKGVWEGLSLVCEEIDCGDPPTLPHSVMTWNKASKVGTKVSYRCSAGFYSVGDGNISVCNTRGQWDKASMQCEEIKCGDPPVLPHSGQVWNGSTNLGSAVSYYCNEGFFQEQGGNVSYCVGNGYWTKPTLVCKETQCGRPPHIQSLVTQWDGSVSVGSVSYYSCQEGFHKVTGSDASVCTANGQWQGVTLTCKEIECGEPPSFPHSITFWNNSTKIGTEVSYQCQAGFYHAGSGNASVCAADGHWDHANILCQEINCGPPAVFPNTDLLWDRTAVLGSVVHYACKHGFYLEGGRNHSTCTSAREWERITVTCRARCGPPPSLPRWEVAWQNGSSAGSMALHRCQRGYRRWRGRTLSICEDTGRWQPATLVCREIRPAISKLVLFNEKCLRWTAERYDERGEDYTVQIVGSRDYQRAFRDVRKRAFSSESDQPELCLNLQPGTNYTINITALSARFSCTITANTSIHAPPVPEVVFRDVEVPLPSLWLRRSMNTLDPISVYQVFVVPLEGRVAFDCRSASEAHFHSDTPAALYLAAQIPVADVGAELSFTVGDQRHYGEYYNAPLQPGRDYYIILRSVSQWGRVRKQSCVFWAKVRGTSYIIQSATMLTGGLIGLVAFVVFLRFAHVWYCKKT